In Terriglobia bacterium, a genomic segment contains:
- the ettA gene encoding energy-dependent translational throttle protein EttA encodes MSTVPNKVIYSMIGVSKYYDKKAVLKDIYLSYFYGAKIGVIGLNGSGKSSLLRVLSGVDQEFLGKTTVSPGFSIGYLEQEPQLDPAKTVREIVEQGVQPIVDLLREYDEINGKFAEPMSDDEMSELLDRQGKVQEKLDASQAWDLDSRLEMAMDALRCPPPETTINVLSGGEKRRVALCRLLLQKPDILLLDEPTNHLDAESVAWLEHHIQQYEGTVIAVTHDRYFLDNVAGWILELDRGHGIPWQGNYSSWLEQKKLRLEQEEKAQTERQKTLQRELDWIHMSPKGRHAKGKARITSYETLLSNETEKRAQDLEIFIPAGPRLGQVVIEAAGVKKAYGENLLFEDMNFRLPPGGIVGVIGPNGAGKTTLFRLITGQETSDAGSIRLGETVTLAYVDQSRDVLDSDKTVWQEITDGLDNIALGSREVNSRAYVARFNFSGSDQQKKVGNLSGGERNRVHLAKMLKEGANVLLLDEPTNDLDVNTLRALEEALENFAGCAVVISHDRWFLDRVATHILAFEGESRVVWFEGNYSDYETDRRARLGAAADQPHRIKYRHLTR; translated from the coding sequence ATGAGCACCGTTCCAAACAAAGTCATTTACTCCATGATTGGAGTAAGCAAGTACTACGATAAGAAAGCCGTCCTTAAGGACATCTATCTCTCGTATTTTTACGGAGCCAAGATCGGCGTCATCGGCTTGAACGGCTCCGGAAAGAGCTCGCTCCTGCGCGTTCTGTCCGGCGTGGATCAGGAGTTTCTGGGGAAAACGACGGTCTCGCCCGGTTTCAGCATCGGTTATCTGGAGCAGGAGCCGCAGCTCGATCCCGCCAAAACCGTGCGGGAGATCGTCGAACAGGGCGTCCAGCCGATTGTCGATCTTCTGCGTGAGTACGACGAGATCAACGGCAAATTCGCCGAACCGATGTCCGACGATGAAATGTCGGAGTTGCTCGATCGCCAGGGCAAAGTTCAGGAGAAGCTGGATGCCTCCCAGGCCTGGGACCTGGATTCGCGCCTCGAAATGGCGATGGACGCACTGCGCTGCCCGCCGCCGGAAACCACGATCAACGTGCTGTCCGGCGGCGAGAAGAGACGCGTCGCGCTTTGCCGTCTGCTGCTGCAGAAGCCGGATATTCTGCTTCTGGATGAGCCGACCAATCATCTGGATGCGGAATCCGTCGCGTGGCTGGAACATCACATCCAGCAATACGAAGGCACTGTAATTGCCGTCACTCACGACCGCTACTTCCTCGACAACGTTGCGGGGTGGATTCTCGAGCTCGATCGCGGCCATGGCATCCCCTGGCAGGGCAATTACTCATCGTGGCTGGAACAGAAGAAATTGCGCCTGGAGCAGGAAGAGAAGGCGCAGACCGAACGTCAGAAAACTCTGCAGCGTGAGCTCGACTGGATTCACATGTCGCCCAAGGGACGTCACGCCAAGGGAAAAGCGCGCATCACCTCCTATGAAACGCTCCTCAGCAACGAGACGGAGAAGCGCGCGCAGGATCTCGAGATCTTCATTCCCGCCGGCCCTCGTCTGGGCCAGGTCGTTATCGAAGCGGCCGGGGTGAAAAAGGCGTACGGCGAGAATCTGCTGTTCGAGGATATGAATTTCCGCCTTCCTCCGGGCGGCATCGTCGGAGTCATCGGTCCGAATGGAGCCGGAAAGACGACATTGTTCCGGCTGATCACCGGCCAGGAAACATCCGATGCCGGTTCGATACGGCTCGGCGAGACCGTGACGCTCGCTTATGTGGATCAAAGCCGTGACGTCCTGGATTCGGACAAAACCGTGTGGCAGGAAATCACAGACGGTCTGGACAACATCGCGCTCGGTTCGCGGGAAGTGAATTCGCGCGCCTACGTCGCTCGTTTCAATTTTTCCGGAAGCGATCAGCAGAAGAAGGTCGGAAATCTATCGGGCGGCGAGCGGAACCGCGTCCATCTGGCGAAGATGCTCAAAGAGGGAGCCAACGTCCTCCTGCTCGACGAGCCCACCAACGATCTCGATGTCAACACGCTCCGCGCGCTCGAAGAAGCGCTGGAGAATTTCGCCGGCTGCGCCGTCGTCATCAGCCACGATCGCTGGTTTCTCGACCGCGTCGCGACACACATCCTTGCGTTCGAAGGCGAAAGCCGCGTGGTTTGGTTTGAAGGGAACTATTCCGACTACGAAACGGATCGCCGCGCCCGCCTCGGCGCGGCTGCAGATCAGCCGCACAGGATCAAGTACCGGCACCTGACGAGGTGA
- a CDS encoding STAS domain-containing protein gives MDFKLTTRRADAVFIVDLAGKITSGDALTAFRQTIRDEVAKGHNKILLNLKDVSYVDSSGLGELIMALGTVTQTTCAKCGATVFKDDEGNWDPCPQCESRDRKAWGELKLANPGRQVTDLLQFTKLYSVFDVHESEEDALASFKSR, from the coding sequence ATGGATTTCAAGCTCACCACCAGAAGGGCTGATGCGGTGTTCATTGTGGATCTCGCCGGAAAGATCACGTCCGGCGACGCTCTGACCGCATTCCGCCAGACGATCCGTGATGAAGTCGCGAAAGGGCACAACAAGATTCTGCTCAATTTGAAAGACGTTTCCTATGTCGACAGCAGCGGTCTCGGCGAGCTGATCATGGCCCTCGGTACCGTCACCCAGACGACTTGCGCCAAGTGCGGCGCGACCGTATTCAAAGATGACGAAGGCAATTGGGATCCATGCCCTCAATGCGAAAGCAGAGACCGCAAGGCCTGGGGCGAACTCAAGCTGGCCAATCCCGGCCGGCAGGTAACCGACCTCCTGCAGTTTACGAAGCTGTACTCCGTCTTCGACGTGCACGAGTCCGAGGAAGACGCCTTGGCCAGCTTCAAATCGAGATAG
- a CDS encoding MoxR family ATPase has product MANPVSDVLSADSFKSEFQRVHREISKVIVGYSDIIDDILMAILGKGHVLLEGVPGLGKTKLVQTLSDALHLRSSRIQFTPDLMPADIVGTNVVQENEAGDKFLDFQPGPIFSNIILADEINRATPKTQSALLEAMQEKTVTVGKQTYKLDQPFVVLATLNPLELEATYPLPEAQLDRFFLKLKMEFPPVDDIHTILDRTTYLEEPVVERVWDAQKILQLRDTALGVPLSDAVQDYAIRIVMATQPSTALAHEQTKKFLRYGASPRGAQALAIGGKVRALLSGRPEVAFEDIRHVVLPALRHRIILNFEGEAERVEPDTILKAIIDWVPEKR; this is encoded by the coding sequence ATGGCGAACCCGGTATCTGATGTACTTTCGGCGGACTCCTTCAAGAGCGAGTTCCAGCGCGTTCATCGGGAGATTTCGAAGGTCATCGTCGGATACTCCGACATTATCGACGACATCCTGATGGCGATTCTCGGCAAGGGACACGTTCTGCTCGAAGGCGTTCCCGGTCTGGGCAAAACCAAGCTCGTCCAGACGCTGAGTGATGCGCTGCATCTGCGATCGTCGCGAATCCAGTTCACTCCCGATCTGATGCCGGCGGACATCGTCGGCACCAACGTCGTTCAGGAAAACGAAGCCGGCGACAAATTCCTCGATTTCCAGCCCGGGCCGATTTTCTCAAACATCATCCTGGCCGACGAGATCAACAGGGCGACGCCCAAGACGCAGTCCGCGCTGCTCGAAGCGATGCAGGAGAAGACGGTCACCGTCGGAAAACAGACCTACAAACTGGACCAGCCGTTCGTCGTCCTGGCGACCTTGAATCCGCTCGAGCTCGAAGCGACGTATCCGCTGCCGGAAGCGCAGCTCGACCGGTTTTTCCTGAAACTGAAGATGGAGTTTCCGCCAGTGGACGACATCCACACCATCCTGGACCGCACAACCTATCTCGAAGAGCCGGTTGTGGAGCGCGTGTGGGACGCGCAGAAAATCCTCCAGTTGCGCGACACCGCGCTAGGCGTTCCGCTTTCCGATGCGGTGCAGGATTATGCCATCCGGATCGTCATGGCAACGCAGCCGAGCACCGCGCTCGCGCACGAGCAAACGAAGAAATTTCTACGCTACGGCGCCAGCCCGCGCGGCGCGCAGGCGCTGGCGATCGGCGGCAAAGTCCGGGCTCTGCTCAGCGGCCGGCCGGAGGTCGCTTTCGAAGATATCCGGCATGTTGTGCTTCCGGCGCTCCGGCACCGGATCATTTTGAACTTCGAAGGCGAGGCGGAAAGAGTCGAGCCCGATACGATCCTTAAAGCGATTATCGATTGGGTGCCCGAGAAGCGCTAG